In a genomic window of Synergistales bacterium:
- a CDS encoding sensor histidine kinase, with translation MGPDWIRSTTRRLFDSLMRIDTDEETLLSVDQRFALWRERILRVVYTVMIVAGLPAYLLGIYAALNNGMFANAAVYTAVYITLAVLAFRRTLPLSLRIYGGLGIFLLLASVAFLKVGPTGSGRVWFFAFTIATTVFLGLRKGLAAVGAGALLFLLLGWHFSVRPPAWPSGAAFLPDEWFATGATFLLVEILSVFSVGCLISLLIQQLNRENALTEELRHSLDDREMLLKEVHHRVRNNLQVISSLLTLQTDTTLSPEAQAALRESRQRILAMASIHNLLYQNPSFSSIDMDRFVDELVQRLRQSRLGPQQHISVTRRIDTASVPVGIAVPCGLILNELVSNAFRHAFAERTEGQIRISLLEEGDSYILEIRDNGRGFPEEGFEEHLGLTIVHALAEQLRGTVHLYSEEGAEVHIAFPRADQQRPTHLRQPAP, from the coding sequence GTGGGCCCAGACTGGATCAGAAGCACCACCCGCCGACTCTTCGATTCGCTCATGCGGATCGACACCGACGAGGAGACCCTGCTCTCTGTGGACCAGCGGTTCGCCCTCTGGCGGGAACGCATCCTCCGTGTCGTCTACACCGTCATGATCGTCGCGGGACTCCCTGCCTACCTTCTCGGCATCTACGCCGCGCTCAACAACGGGATGTTCGCCAATGCAGCCGTCTACACCGCCGTCTACATCACGCTCGCCGTCCTGGCCTTCCGCCGGACGCTCCCGCTGTCGCTGCGCATCTACGGGGGGCTGGGGATCTTCCTCCTGCTGGCCTCCGTGGCCTTCCTGAAGGTCGGCCCCACAGGCAGCGGCCGAGTCTGGTTCTTCGCCTTCACCATCGCCACCACCGTCTTTCTGGGCCTCAGGAAGGGACTGGCCGCCGTAGGCGCCGGCGCGCTGCTGTTCCTGCTCCTGGGGTGGCACTTTTCCGTCCGGCCGCCGGCCTGGCCGAGCGGCGCCGCCTTCCTCCCCGACGAATGGTTCGCCACCGGGGCGACCTTCCTCCTTGTAGAGATCCTCTCTGTCTTCTCCGTGGGCTGCCTGATCTCGCTCCTGATACAGCAGCTGAACAGGGAAAATGCGCTGACCGAGGAGCTCCGTCACTCCCTGGACGACCGGGAGATGCTGCTCAAGGAGGTCCACCACCGGGTGCGGAACAACCTCCAGGTCATCTCCAGCCTGCTCACCCTCCAGACGGACACCACGCTGTCCCCGGAGGCCCAGGCGGCACTCCGGGAGAGCCGCCAACGCATCCTCGCCATGGCCTCGATCCACAACCTGCTCTACCAGAACCCCTCCTTTTCCAGCATCGATATGGACCGCTTCGTCGACGAGCTGGTGCAACGCCTGCGGCAGAGCCGTCTGGGTCCGCAACAGCATATCTCCGTCACCCGGAGGATCGATACGGCCTCCGTACCCGTCGGCATCGCCGTCCCCTGCGGTCTGATCCTCAACGAGCTGGTCTCCAACGCCTTCCGGCACGCCTTTGCGGAGCGGACCGAGGGGCAGATCCGGATATCCCTGCTGGAAGAAGGCGACAGCTACATCCTCGAGATCCGGGACAACGGAAGGGGATTCCCCGAAGAGGGCTTCGAAGAACATCTCGGGCTGACCATCGTCCACGCTCTGGCCGAACAGCTGCGGGGGACGGTCCACCTGTATTCCGAAGAAGGGGCGGAGGTACACATCGCCTTCCCCCGGGCGGATCAGCAACGGCCGACCCATCTGCGACAGCCAGCCCCATAA
- a CDS encoding carboxypeptidase-like regulatory domain-containing protein — MAKRLLVVCMTIAVLVGSVLPAAAAGPGLVGGIVDFYSKPSTYLVRLGSDADALYERLQQWRRQYPDAPVDAPLLLPGRMLTPQMAEELREALKGIDPAALEEVGVTVDGKNGVTFVGVNLKTFFDEAVKGVDLYRGLTQGDEAQAVLGQYAQHVSTLDDVMDAAGLYVDVQKKDKEIEEAQLSEGRTRAMRGVIFGATAYKSVTRIGLKVTKLGNVPVVGSKVKGFLDSCADAIFGGFMAWAERHQRVDNCIEDPMNCDLGGSRPGADHPDDTRNVAPGVVFTGRGERALYAGARRKGYDVMTWLLAADRALEGHRAYQVPELDPVARGFMLDMIGVLDGMAMPEDAAFSAEEWRESKASYREIMLQMATAPDIAVLGGGSARGVLALLSQTGHPATLVRGWTDPSLLARFPLLIIPSGALDHWSTSPVLAGRLAAYVEQGGTLVSFTQPRGRLFGMLPGGLEGYGWAEDQSCHFASAAITHTAGAFASQEEEHPDVSVDGYFLRYPLAAEIWLTRTKNGQPCMLAYPLGAGRVVASTLFLDWAEVNHQGTESEYLLFRDTVDAALAGEVPVAGGETIPLTLEVRNLFFDPSVRVQARITDAEGVQTALPVQEAEIPPMETARVDLGGVPLPRPGYFRLSYSVETADGIHAGDHYQGYVACRNVQPLAEIDRRGVDLSVQSDLDTYLLGMEGTFTIHLWNHGDTDRNLRVDYRFPHNRRYAEDRGLYQQSVERTVAADGEEQITLTLPVVNKDGIDRLWVKVYDAGSGEQLAAGSKGFYTEEPETTAVLSPDIGDGPLRTGGALPFTFAWANPYGEPVNATLRFQVVDSAGGVLAETERSARVEERFEEEVTLALPDEAFSGQATVQCFVESAGRVIGRGQAHFPLLGPTHDCSGRVVDLFSGEAVPEARLAFHLGEMVYEAVTDAGGDFAVRLPAGAFNLEITAPGYNTFATAATLDSASGQAGLWQLVPRGESAGTGRVHGVVRDKVTGQPVPFAELAVHGKRDLSVTADRSGRYSMALPAGRYDVRVVTEGVPSGEQFRLEVLEGLSLRSDLVVRRDALRFDVRDAVTGEPLPGATVVLEHRRDRVSFDHIPSAERVFRVAARGEWKARVRREGYRELETELYASRRPTTHSFYLRKKAYPFTLVFRSFLGDLPLEGVSLTVEEKRGKERRSLATDDQGRVTGELPEGRWVLRAEKRGYRTLETELRHGPWSDAPQNHYLRRERFPCTVRVLGYESGETVSGVSLSLEQARGDGEREATTGVDGEAGFDLAPGRWKIAFERDGYRQQETEFFHSANARGRTDTYYLLEERTGTLPLEVRDLVTGELLPDVQIALRHRWNDQEEITKSDVEGRAAFDTSEGRISLVFDREGYRKLETECFYSHRDETLRTFYLHPAERTLPLQVAHLQTEEPLEGVQVLVRSGNEWVSRGATDADGRVTLRLANGRQQLRFLKEGFIQQETEFFLQSASPPPERRRVYLIEHRTPFVGRVVDHAGTPIPDVEVLLQQGKDEKKLIRTGPDGGFTEELLLGRYEVQLSAEGYLPGKTQIYAGRAQEPGEWRFVLERKDAEPREGRGNVIYHLYDAVTGEPLEGFSYRHGGWHSAAGATVRLEADGGNHRTQFNAPGYHDSGTFYPATYPGMTCRRRIFLWPKDGETVYTVRDALTGNKLDRFWGFTERDKWRIRVGGILRRPADYGKERLQINAPGYHGTDYFYPAGYPGRRVARQIYLTPKEGRIIYHLYDALTLERLPLFAGYHQRGDWRPVEGGVMTVTAEPGHKRTDFNATGYHGTGAFYPETVPGRTLERSIYLWPTTGAIRFTVHDALTGDPVEPVSTYFDRRDWGDSPAAFTEEGDDDNHRTEINHVDYHDTGAFYPRPYPGRLVSRDIALWPRLGTVTVRPVDALTGKVIGPVSSFWDPRNWRRATGVFTVEGGDDNERMEINMPGHHGIGAFYPRAYPGKDVTRTYALWPSRGAQHIRVLDLLTGEPVENAGADLYGQGGWRLFGGGTTAALGDGNRRLNVVAPGYLDAGDWHPPIFGGRELLRELYLVPEKQESRVTVKVTDSVTGKPLAGARVYEGGDLRGRTGFDGEVRLTTETRFDRRRYRAEAEGYHRRDLTANVAGNQESVLVTIPLDERIGRGKGSVAVSVAASGGAALDQAEVTLRKGSDTHTSLSTSAGQASFSDIETGIYTLSVSREGYLPESRRVALRPERRPRVSLRLEALEASGRPEPFTPVIAALEGPATLRAGETGRCRLVVENRGDLSGHPRCVLEAPGIPRQERPLSLRPGESRELLFNLEIPADAPGGNLPLRFSVGGVERTFTVVVDARPVEVTPRLDKPFYRPGETASLELAVHLEDNSEPIPLFWRVTFGGFTDRGSFVLTSEDTTVTVPEIPVSFRGSKLVYGLYYENGSAIVLDALYVNPATGIRIRSDRQRYESGEEVTLFLNGKPDSAVLLESPLFEGEARVPLSAEGSGTYAFYLPHRVATGSYPVRVGGLPMLNVDVAGMGVTLRDQRLLPPEIPETALSDEVGRQEYTVALELDSPMPMRLDWEIYAEGVGGSERVGHGRRDLEEGRQVQEFVLTLEAERYRLLRFKGYTDTALGRELMLGVPLSLR, encoded by the coding sequence ATGGCAAAGCGTCTGCTGGTGGTCTGTATGACGATAGCGGTTCTGGTGGGGTCGGTGCTGCCCGCTGCGGCGGCCGGGCCCGGACTGGTGGGGGGCATCGTGGATTTCTACAGCAAGCCCTCCACGTATCTGGTTCGTCTGGGGAGCGACGCCGACGCGCTCTACGAAAGGCTCCAGCAGTGGCGGCGCCAGTATCCCGACGCCCCGGTGGACGCGCCGTTGCTGCTCCCCGGGCGTATGCTCACCCCCCAGATGGCGGAGGAGCTGCGGGAGGCGCTGAAGGGGATCGACCCGGCGGCGCTGGAAGAGGTCGGCGTCACGGTGGACGGGAAGAACGGCGTCACCTTTGTGGGGGTGAACCTCAAGACCTTCTTCGACGAGGCCGTGAAGGGGGTGGATCTCTACAGGGGGCTGACCCAGGGCGACGAGGCCCAGGCGGTGCTCGGCCAGTACGCCCAGCATGTCTCCACCCTGGACGACGTGATGGACGCGGCGGGGCTCTACGTGGATGTCCAGAAGAAGGACAAGGAGATCGAAGAGGCCCAGCTCAGCGAGGGGCGGACCAGGGCCATGCGCGGGGTGATCTTCGGCGCCACGGCCTACAAGAGCGTCACCCGGATCGGTCTGAAGGTGACGAAACTGGGGAATGTGCCGGTGGTGGGTTCCAAGGTCAAGGGCTTTCTCGACAGCTGCGCCGACGCCATCTTCGGCGGGTTCATGGCCTGGGCCGAGCGCCACCAGCGGGTGGACAACTGCATCGAGGACCCCATGAACTGCGATCTCGGCGGTTCCCGCCCCGGAGCGGACCATCCCGACGACACACGGAACGTGGCCCCCGGCGTGGTCTTCACCGGCCGGGGGGAGCGGGCCCTCTACGCCGGGGCGCGCCGGAAGGGCTACGACGTGATGACCTGGCTGCTGGCAGCGGACCGGGCGCTGGAGGGACACAGGGCCTACCAGGTGCCGGAGCTCGACCCGGTGGCCCGGGGGTTCATGCTGGACATGATCGGCGTCCTCGACGGCATGGCCATGCCGGAGGACGCCGCCTTCAGTGCCGAGGAGTGGCGGGAGAGCAAGGCATCCTACCGGGAGATCATGCTGCAGATGGCCACCGCACCGGATATCGCCGTCCTGGGCGGCGGCTCGGCCCGCGGGGTGTTGGCGCTGCTCTCGCAGACGGGACACCCGGCGACGCTGGTCCGGGGCTGGACGGACCCCTCGCTGCTGGCGCGGTTCCCCCTCCTGATCATCCCCTCCGGCGCACTGGACCACTGGTCCACCTCACCCGTTCTGGCCGGAAGGCTGGCGGCCTATGTGGAGCAGGGCGGCACGCTGGTCTCCTTCACCCAGCCCCGGGGGAGGCTCTTCGGGATGCTCCCCGGCGGTCTGGAGGGGTACGGCTGGGCGGAGGACCAGAGCTGTCACTTCGCTTCCGCCGCCATCACCCATACTGCCGGGGCCTTCGCCTCCCAGGAGGAGGAACACCCCGACGTCAGCGTAGACGGCTACTTCCTCCGCTATCCCCTGGCGGCGGAGATCTGGCTCACCAGAACGAAGAACGGCCAGCCCTGCATGCTGGCCTATCCCCTCGGTGCAGGGCGGGTGGTGGCCTCCACGCTCTTTCTGGACTGGGCGGAGGTGAACCACCAGGGGACGGAGAGCGAGTACCTCCTCTTCCGGGATACGGTGGACGCGGCACTGGCGGGAGAGGTGCCCGTCGCCGGCGGGGAGACCATCCCCCTCACCCTGGAGGTGCGCAACCTCTTCTTCGACCCCTCCGTACGGGTGCAGGCCCGGATCACCGACGCTGAAGGCGTGCAGACCGCCCTGCCCGTGCAGGAGGCGGAGATTCCGCCCATGGAGACGGCCCGGGTGGATCTGGGCGGGGTCCCTCTCCCCCGTCCCGGGTACTTCAGACTCTCCTACTCGGTGGAGACCGCCGACGGGATCCACGCCGGGGACCACTACCAGGGCTACGTGGCCTGCCGGAATGTCCAGCCCCTGGCGGAGATCGACAGGAGGGGGGTGGACCTCTCCGTTCAGAGCGATCTGGATACCTATCTGCTCGGTATGGAGGGGACCTTCACCATCCATCTGTGGAACCACGGCGACACGGACCGGAACCTCCGTGTGGACTACCGCTTCCCGCACAACCGTCGCTACGCCGAGGACCGCGGCCTCTATCAGCAGAGTGTGGAGCGTACCGTGGCCGCAGACGGGGAGGAGCAGATCACCCTCACGCTGCCGGTGGTGAACAAGGACGGCATCGACCGGCTCTGGGTCAAGGTCTACGACGCCGGGAGCGGCGAGCAGCTGGCCGCCGGCTCCAAGGGCTTCTACACCGAGGAGCCGGAGACGACGGCCGTCCTGTCCCCGGATATCGGCGACGGGCCCCTCCGCACCGGCGGCGCACTGCCCTTCACCTTCGCCTGGGCGAACCCCTACGGCGAGCCGGTGAACGCCACGCTCCGCTTCCAGGTGGTGGACAGCGCGGGCGGGGTCCTGGCCGAGACGGAGCGGTCCGCCCGGGTGGAGGAACGTTTCGAGGAGGAGGTGACGCTGGCGCTCCCGGATGAGGCCTTCTCCGGACAGGCCACGGTGCAGTGTTTCGTGGAGTCCGCCGGACGGGTGATCGGCCGGGGACAGGCCCACTTTCCTCTCCTCGGGCCGACGCACGACTGTTCGGGCCGGGTGGTTGATCTCTTCAGCGGCGAGGCTGTGCCGGAGGCCCGTCTGGCCTTCCACCTGGGAGAGATGGTCTACGAGGCGGTGACGGACGCCGGGGGCGACTTCGCCGTGCGGCTCCCCGCCGGCGCCTTCAACCTGGAGATCACCGCCCCCGGCTACAACACCTTCGCAACGGCCGCGACACTGGACTCCGCCTCCGGACAGGCCGGTCTCTGGCAGCTGGTGCCCAGGGGCGAGAGCGCCGGAACGGGGCGGGTCCACGGCGTGGTCCGCGACAAGGTGACCGGACAGCCCGTTCCCTTCGCCGAGCTGGCGGTCCACGGCAAGCGGGACCTCTCCGTCACGGCCGACCGGAGCGGGCGCTACAGCATGGCCCTGCCTGCGGGGAGATACGATGTCCGCGTGGTCACCGAGGGGGTCCCCTCGGGCGAACAGTTCCGGCTGGAGGTTCTGGAGGGGCTCTCGCTGCGCTCCGATCTGGTGGTCCGCCGCGACGCCCTGCGTTTCGACGTGCGGGACGCCGTCACCGGCGAACCGCTCCCTGGAGCCACAGTGGTGCTGGAACACCGGCGCGACCGGGTCTCCTTCGACCACATCCCTTCGGCGGAGCGGGTCTTCCGGGTGGCCGCCCGGGGCGAGTGGAAGGCCCGGGTGCGCCGGGAGGGCTACCGGGAGCTGGAAACGGAGCTCTACGCCAGCCGGCGTCCCACCACCCACAGCTTCTACCTCCGGAAGAAGGCATACCCCTTCACCCTTGTCTTCCGCTCATTCCTCGGCGATCTGCCCCTGGAAGGGGTCTCCCTCACGGTGGAGGAGAAGCGCGGCAAGGAGCGCCGGAGCCTCGCCACCGACGACCAGGGGCGAGTAACGGGCGAGCTCCCCGAGGGGCGGTGGGTGCTCAGGGCCGAGAAGCGGGGCTACCGGACGCTGGAGACGGAGCTCCGCCACGGTCCCTGGAGCGACGCGCCCCAGAATCACTACCTCCGCCGGGAGCGCTTCCCCTGCACCGTCAGGGTGCTGGGCTACGAATCCGGCGAAACGGTGAGCGGTGTCTCCCTCAGTCTGGAGCAGGCCCGCGGCGACGGAGAGAGGGAGGCGACCACCGGCGTGGACGGCGAGGCCGGCTTCGATCTCGCCCCGGGCCGCTGGAAGATCGCCTTCGAACGCGACGGCTACCGACAGCAGGAGACCGAGTTCTTCCACAGCGCCAATGCCCGGGGACGCACCGACACCTACTATCTCCTGGAGGAGCGCACCGGCACGCTGCCGCTGGAGGTCCGGGATCTGGTGACCGGCGAGTTGCTGCCGGATGTGCAGATCGCCCTGCGGCATCGGTGGAACGACCAGGAGGAGATCACAAAGAGCGACGTCGAAGGGAGGGCGGCGTTCGACACCTCCGAAGGGCGGATCTCCCTGGTCTTCGACCGGGAGGGCTACCGCAAGCTGGAGACGGAGTGTTTCTACAGCCACCGTGACGAGACGCTGCGCACCTTCTACCTGCATCCCGCGGAGCGGACGCTTCCGCTGCAGGTGGCGCATCTCCAGACCGAGGAGCCGCTGGAGGGGGTGCAGGTCCTGGTCCGCAGCGGGAACGAGTGGGTCTCCCGGGGCGCCACCGACGCAGACGGGAGGGTGACCCTGCGGCTTGCCAACGGACGGCAGCAGCTTCGCTTCCTCAAGGAGGGCTTTATCCAGCAGGAGACGGAGTTCTTCCTCCAGAGCGCCTCTCCCCCGCCGGAGCGCCGGCGGGTCTACCTCATCGAACACCGCACACCCTTTGTCGGACGGGTGGTGGACCATGCCGGCACCCCCATTCCGGACGTGGAGGTGCTGCTGCAGCAGGGGAAGGACGAGAAGAAGCTGATCCGCACCGGCCCCGACGGGGGCTTTACCGAGGAGCTGCTCCTCGGTCGCTACGAGGTGCAGCTGTCGGCTGAAGGCTATCTCCCGGGGAAGACCCAGATCTATGCTGGCCGGGCCCAGGAGCCCGGCGAGTGGCGCTTTGTGCTGGAGCGGAAGGACGCCGAGCCCCGGGAGGGCAGGGGCAACGTGATCTACCACCTCTACGACGCCGTCACCGGGGAGCCGCTGGAGGGATTCAGCTACCGCCACGGCGGCTGGCACAGCGCAGCGGGCGCCACGGTGCGTCTCGAGGCGGACGGGGGCAACCACCGGACCCAGTTCAACGCCCCGGGCTACCACGACAGCGGCACCTTCTACCCCGCCACCTATCCCGGGATGACCTGCCGCCGCCGCATCTTCCTCTGGCCCAAAGACGGCGAGACAGTCTACACCGTGCGGGACGCCCTTACCGGCAACAAGCTGGACCGCTTCTGGGGCTTCACCGAACGGGACAAGTGGCGGATCCGTGTGGGCGGCATCCTGCGCCGTCCGGCGGACTACGGGAAGGAGCGGCTGCAGATCAACGCCCCGGGCTACCACGGGACGGACTATTTCTACCCCGCCGGGTATCCGGGTCGGAGGGTGGCCCGCCAGATCTATCTCACGCCGAAGGAGGGGCGTATCATCTACCACCTCTACGACGCCCTCACCCTGGAACGGCTCCCCCTCTTTGCGGGCTACCACCAGCGGGGCGACTGGCGTCCCGTGGAGGGCGGCGTCATGACCGTCACCGCCGAGCCCGGCCACAAGCGGACCGACTTCAACGCCACCGGGTACCATGGGACAGGCGCCTTCTACCCGGAGACCGTGCCGGGAAGGACGCTGGAGCGCTCCATCTACCTCTGGCCCACCACCGGAGCGATCCGTTTTACGGTGCACGACGCCCTCACCGGCGACCCTGTCGAGCCGGTCTCCACCTACTTCGACCGCCGGGACTGGGGCGATTCGCCGGCGGCCTTTACGGAAGAGGGCGACGACGACAACCACCGGACGGAGATCAACCACGTGGACTACCACGACACCGGCGCCTTCTACCCCCGGCCCTATCCGGGCCGTCTGGTCAGCAGGGACATCGCTCTCTGGCCGCGTCTGGGGACCGTCACCGTCCGTCCGGTGGACGCCCTGACAGGGAAGGTCATCGGTCCGGTGAGCTCCTTCTGGGATCCCCGGAACTGGCGGCGCGCCACCGGCGTCTTTACCGTGGAGGGCGGTGACGACAACGAGCGGATGGAGATCAACATGCCGGGTCACCACGGCATCGGGGCCTTCTATCCCAGGGCCTATCCCGGCAAGGATGTCACCCGCACCTACGCCCTCTGGCCGAGCCGCGGCGCCCAGCATATCCGGGTGCTGGACCTCCTGACAGGCGAACCGGTGGAAAACGCCGGGGCCGATCTCTACGGGCAGGGCGGCTGGCGGCTCTTCGGCGGCGGAACGACGGCCGCGCTGGGCGACGGCAACCGGCGGCTCAATGTGGTGGCGCCGGGCTACCTCGATGCGGGGGACTGGCATCCCCCGATCTTCGGCGGTCGGGAACTCCTGCGGGAGCTCTATCTCGTTCCCGAAAAACAGGAGAGCCGGGTCACCGTGAAGGTCACAGACAGCGTTACCGGCAAGCCGCTGGCGGGCGCCCGGGTCTACGAGGGGGGCGACCTCCGGGGGCGCACCGGCTTTGACGGCGAGGTGCGCCTCACCACAGAAACGCGCTTCGACCGCCGGCGCTACCGGGCCGAGGCCGAGGGCTACCACCGCCGCGACCTCACCGCCAATGTGGCGGGAAATCAGGAATCGGTGCTGGTGACCATCCCCCTGGACGAACGGATCGGCCGGGGCAAGGGCTCCGTGGCCGTTTCGGTGGCTGCATCCGGGGGCGCGGCGCTGGACCAGGCCGAGGTGACCCTCAGGAAGGGGTCCGACACGCACACCTCGCTTTCCACCTCAGCGGGACAGGCGAGCTTCAGCGACATCGAGACGGGGATCTACACCCTTTCGGTGAGCCGTGAGGGCTACCTGCCGGAGAGCCGGAGGGTGGCGCTGCGGCCGGAGCGCCGACCCAGGGTGTCGCTGCGGCTGGAAGCCCTGGAGGCCAGTGGGCGTCCGGAGCCCTTCACCCCGGTTATCGCGGCCCTGGAGGGCCCTGCAACGCTGCGCGCCGGCGAGACAGGACGCTGCCGGCTGGTGGTGGAGAACCGCGGCGACCTCTCCGGGCACCCCCGCTGTGTCCTGGAGGCGCCGGGCATCCCCAGGCAGGAGCGCCCTCTGTCGCTCCGTCCCGGCGAGAGCCGGGAGCTCCTCTTCAACCTGGAGATCCCGGCCGACGCCCCGGGCGGCAATCTGCCGCTGCGCTTCTCCGTGGGCGGGGTGGAACGGACCTTCACGGTCGTCGTGGACGCCAGGCCCGTCGAGGTGACCCCCAGGCTGGACAAGCCCTTCTACCGACCCGGGGAGACGGCCTCGCTGGAGCTCGCCGTCCACCTGGAGGACAACAGCGAGCCGATTCCCCTCTTCTGGCGGGTGACCTTCGGCGGCTTCACCGACAGGGGATCCTTTGTCCTGACCTCCGAGGACACCACGGTGACGGTGCCGGAGATCCCCGTCTCCTTCAGGGGGAGCAAGCTTGTCTACGGCCTCTACTATGAGAACGGCAGCGCCATCGTGCTGGACGCCCTCTACGTGAATCCCGCCACGGGCATCCGCATCCGGAGCGACCGACAGCGCTACGAATCCGGTGAAGAGGTGACGCTGTTTCTCAACGGGAAGCCGGATTCGGCGGTGTTGCTGGAGAGCCCGCTCTTCGAAGGGGAAGCCCGGGTTCCGCTCTCTGCGGAGGGCTCCGGCACCTATGCCTTCTATCTCCCCCACCGGGTTGCCACGGGGAGCTACCCAGTCCGGGTCGGCGGCCTGCCCATGCTCAATGTCGATGTGGCCGGTATGGGAGTGACCCTCCGGGATCAGCGTCTTCTGCCCCCGGAGATCCCGGAAACCGCCCTCTCCGATGAGGTGGGCAGACAGGAGTACACCGTCGCGCTGGAGCTGGACAGCCCGATGCCGATGCGCCTGGACTGGGAGATCTACGCCGAGGGCGTCGGCGGCAGCGAACGGGTCGGCCACGGCCGGCGCGATCTGGAGGAGGGCCGGCAGGTGCAGGAGTTTGTGCTCACCCTGGAGGCGGAACGCTACCGGCTCCTCCGCTTCAAGGGCTACACCGACACCGCCCTGGGCCGCGAGCTCATGCTGGGTGTGCCCCTGAGTCTCCGGTAG
- a CDS encoding patatin-like phospholipase family protein, with the protein MNGRQKRIGLALGGGAVLGGAHIGVIRALEEASIPIHALAGTSIGALVGALYAFGKSWEELLEIAEEIDWFSVSRFAPSQYGLLSNERIRDVMHRALGEVTIEEAPIPMAIVAADIGSGEKVVLRQGDVGDAVMASTCIPGVFAPVTMNDRMLIDGGLVENVPVHSLRRLCVDRTIGVDLYARHRLSKPGNIIELLHNVASVKLIHASTLERSPVDLLIAPDLSDFNAFDTDQLPQLVEEGYREARKRLPLLLEGESL; encoded by the coding sequence ATGAATGGCAGACAGAAACGCATCGGACTGGCGCTGGGAGGCGGCGCGGTGCTGGGTGGGGCCCATATCGGCGTGATCCGTGCGCTGGAGGAGGCGTCGATCCCCATACACGCCCTGGCCGGAACGAGCATCGGCGCCCTGGTCGGCGCGCTCTATGCCTTTGGCAAGAGCTGGGAAGAGCTGCTGGAGATCGCCGAAGAGATCGACTGGTTTTCCGTCTCCCGCTTCGCGCCCTCCCAGTACGGGTTGCTCTCCAACGAACGGATCCGCGATGTCATGCACCGCGCTCTCGGCGAGGTGACCATCGAGGAGGCTCCGATTCCCATGGCCATTGTGGCCGCCGACATCGGTTCGGGGGAGAAGGTGGTGCTCCGCCAGGGCGACGTGGGCGACGCCGTCATGGCCAGTACCTGTATCCCCGGGGTCTTCGCCCCGGTGACCATGAACGACAGGATGCTCATCGACGGCGGCCTGGTGGAGAATGTGCCGGTCCACTCCCTCCGGCGGCTCTGCGTTGACAGGACCATCGGTGTGGACCTCTACGCCCGCCACCGGCTGAGCAAACCGGGCAATATCATCGAGCTGCTGCACAATGTCGCCAGCGTCAAGCTGATCCACGCCTCCACACTGGAGCGGTCGCCGGTGGATCTGCTGATCGCCCCGGATCTCTCCGATTTCAACGCCTTCGACACCGACCAGCTCCCGCAGCTGGTCGAAGAAGGCTACCGGGAGGCCCGGAAGCGCCTTCCGCTTCTCCTGGAAGGGGAGTCCCTGTAG
- a CDS encoding cysteine hydrolase, producing the protein MDEATMPVWHRAAMLTVDVQREFFRDGKRARPENEPLRAVLGLLVEAFRSAGLPVVHVVRLYLPDGSNADRCRRDALRRGEVYLEPGTEGVRLIEELQPRREVRLEEGLLLRGGVQRLGAKEFVVFKPRFGAFYRTPLEGLLGRLGVTTLAVCGSNYPNCPRTTLYEASERDFRIAAVTDGLSRMEEKDRRELAAIGVHPLRAQEIADALKGTAETV; encoded by the coding sequence GTGGATGAAGCCACAATGCCTGTATGGCACCGTGCCGCCATGTTGACGGTGGATGTGCAGCGGGAGTTCTTCCGGGACGGGAAGCGTGCCCGTCCGGAGAACGAACCGCTCCGTGCGGTTCTGGGGCTGCTTGTGGAGGCCTTCCGGTCGGCGGGGCTGCCCGTTGTCCATGTGGTGCGGCTCTATCTGCCCGACGGGAGCAACGCCGACCGCTGTCGGAGGGATGCCCTCCGTCGGGGGGAGGTCTATCTGGAGCCGGGGACGGAGGGTGTCCGGCTGATCGAGGAGCTGCAGCCCCGTCGAGAGGTGCGGCTGGAGGAGGGGCTCCTGCTGCGGGGCGGCGTCCAGCGGCTGGGAGCGAAGGAGTTCGTGGTCTTCAAGCCGCGCTTCGGCGCCTTCTACAGAACGCCCCTGGAGGGGCTGCTGGGCCGTCTCGGGGTGACTACCCTGGCGGTCTGCGGCTCCAACTATCCCAACTGCCCCCGTACGACCCTCTATGAGGCCAGCGAACGGGATTTTCGGATCGCCGCCGTGACGGACGGCCTCTCCCGGATGGAGGAAAAGGACCGCCGCGAGCTCGCCGCCATCGGGGTGCATCCTTTGCGTGCACAGGAGATTGCGGACGCCTTGAAGGGAACGGCGGAGACTGTATAG
- a CDS encoding Hsp20/alpha crystallin family protein, with protein MRQLQRYRRPSMFTIPEVEDMFKSVSDVFSMANREFPMEMYEEDNALVVSIDAPGYKPEDIEIRSFADKLFVKAKEEVEEECDESEARTYHCRKRRSALNYSINLPLEVNPDNVKATVKNGVVSVRLPKKEEQVGKVVEVEGEE; from the coding sequence ATGAGACAGCTGCAGAGGTATCGTAGACCGTCGATGTTTACCATTCCGGAAGTGGAGGATATGTTCAAGAGCGTTTCGGATGTGTTCTCCATGGCGAACAGGGAGTTCCCCATGGAGATGTACGAGGAGGACAATGCACTCGTTGTCTCCATCGATGCGCCTGGGTACAAGCCCGAGGATATCGAGATCCGTTCCTTCGCCGACAAGCTCTTCGTGAAGGCGAAAGAGGAAGTCGAAGAGGAGTGCGACGAAAGCGAGGCGCGGACCTACCACTGCCGGAAACGCCGTTCGGCGTTGAACTACAGCATCAATCTTCCGCTGGAGGTCAACCCCGACAATGTGAAGGCCACTGTGAAAAACGGTGTTGTATCTGTACGTCTCCCCAAGAAAGAGGAGCAGGTCGGCAAGGTCGTCGAGGTCGAAGGCGAGGAGTAG